Proteins found in one Labrenzia sp. VG12 genomic segment:
- a CDS encoding site-specific integrase, whose protein sequence is MRIDVEYLQQRSKTAWRYRRRVPSNLRDIIGKTELVIPLGSDKRTAIARYPKIHNEVERTLKAAFGQLNGKPEPNTPATPLDLQRKALATVSSWGFDPDWYGAESDDDPEAIGRDMMAEHVVRDYPVDDNGNPVGVKPEHTQIVRVLRQGASLETPPPTLADVKKLYLKERVRDDTKKQNETNRVFKLVFEVLGPTRRLDGIRRQDAKDVRDHMMDGRAASSVDRYLNIVRAAFNYAITELDLEGTRNPFIGLRAIKEEGDGPDRRSRNPFNGDQLKAARTQVLRACNKDAQRVWRILEKTGCRIAEVTGLRRSDVHLDHRIPYIDVEWHEDRRLKTKASRRWVPLIGDALAAVKEALHASEGGQYLFPTFCKHNGASSASSMMSRAVRAAVEDRKVVTHSLRHRIKDLLWLAGYAETEHGLLMGQSTGNVSHDYGGDEARLEVAYRMLKAALELADREGR, encoded by the coding sequence ATGCGAATTGACGTGGAATACCTTCAGCAAAGAAGCAAGACTGCGTGGCGTTATCGCCGAAGAGTTCCAAGCAATCTCCGTGACATTATCGGCAAAACAGAGCTCGTAATCCCGTTGGGAAGCGACAAGCGCACTGCCATTGCCCGGTACCCAAAAATCCATAACGAGGTCGAGCGGACACTCAAGGCAGCCTTCGGGCAGCTGAATGGGAAGCCTGAGCCAAACACACCAGCCACCCCCCTGGACCTTCAACGGAAGGCTCTTGCCACAGTGAGCAGCTGGGGCTTCGACCCGGACTGGTATGGGGCTGAGAGCGACGACGATCCGGAAGCGATTGGTCGTGACATGATGGCCGAGCATGTCGTCCGAGACTACCCGGTGGATGACAACGGAAATCCGGTCGGGGTGAAGCCTGAACACACTCAGATCGTTCGAGTGCTGCGGCAAGGTGCCAGTCTCGAAACACCGCCTCCGACCTTGGCAGATGTGAAGAAGCTCTATCTCAAAGAGCGCGTCCGGGACGACACCAAGAAACAGAACGAGACCAACCGGGTTTTCAAGCTCGTCTTCGAGGTGCTCGGTCCCACAAGACGGCTCGACGGAATCAGGCGTCAGGACGCCAAGGATGTCCGGGATCACATGATGGACGGCAGAGCTGCCTCCTCCGTAGACCGCTACCTGAACATCGTTCGAGCCGCCTTCAACTACGCCATCACCGAGCTTGACCTCGAAGGAACCCGGAATCCTTTCATAGGCTTGAGAGCTATTAAGGAGGAAGGCGATGGCCCTGACCGTCGGAGCCGGAACCCATTCAATGGTGACCAACTGAAGGCCGCACGAACTCAGGTTCTCAGGGCCTGCAACAAAGACGCTCAGCGCGTCTGGCGTATTCTCGAAAAAACAGGTTGTCGGATCGCTGAAGTGACCGGTCTGCGGAGGTCCGATGTACACCTTGATCATCGCATCCCGTACATCGACGTTGAATGGCACGAAGACCGACGACTGAAGACCAAGGCTTCCAGACGTTGGGTGCCTCTGATTGGGGATGCATTGGCTGCGGTCAAGGAGGCCCTCCACGCTTCAGAAGGTGGCCAATACCTGTTCCCAACCTTCTGTAAGCACAATGGCGCATCATCGGCGTCGAGCATGATGAGTCGCGCAGTCAGAGCGGCTGTTGAAGACAGGAAGGTTGTGACCCATTCTCTGCGGCACCGCATAAAAGATCTGCTCTGGTTAGCCGGATATGCAGAAACAGAACACGGGCTGTTGATGGGGCAATCGACTGGAAACGTGAGTCACGACTACGGCGGTGACGAGGCAAGGCTCGAAGTCGCGTACAGGATGCTGAAGGCAGCCCTTGAACTCGCCGACCGTGAGGGTCGATGA
- the cobU gene encoding bifunctional adenosylcobinamide kinase/adenosylcobinamide-phosphate guanylyltransferase gives MKVTDHSKPRTALVLGGARSGKSTFAERLAEQTGLQKIYVATSAAFDTEMEERIGTHRHRRGPSWITIEEQLNLKDVLLRESAPDRVILADCLTLWLSNLTFSGKDIGEETAALCETVAHLKGPCIFVSNEVGLGIVPENRLSRSFRDAQGRLNQDMAEVCTQVVFLTAGQPLLLKPRTQPDITL, from the coding sequence ATGAAAGTGACGGATCATTCAAAACCGCGAACCGCCCTCGTTCTGGGTGGCGCCCGCTCCGGCAAGAGCACATTTGCCGAAAGACTGGCGGAACAGACCGGCCTTCAGAAAATCTATGTCGCAACCTCTGCGGCCTTCGACACGGAAATGGAAGAGCGGATCGGGACCCACCGGCACAGGCGCGGGCCCAGCTGGATCACGATCGAGGAACAGCTGAACCTGAAGGACGTGCTGTTGCGCGAAAGTGCGCCTGATCGGGTCATCCTGGCGGATTGTCTGACGCTTTGGCTGTCCAACCTGACTTTTTCCGGCAAGGATATCGGCGAGGAAACCGCTGCCCTGTGCGAGACGGTCGCACATCTTAAAGGGCCTTGCATCTTTGTCTCAAACGAAGTCGGCCTGGGCATTGTGCCGGAGAACCGCCTCTCCAGGTCGTTCCGCGACGCTCAGGGGCGTCTCAATCAGGATATGGCGGAGGTCTGCACGCAGGTTGTCTTTCTGACGGCCGGCCAGCCGCTTCTTCTCAAACCCCGCACCCAACCGGACATCACACTATGA
- the cobW gene encoding cobalamin biosynthesis protein CobW encodes MSTPSHLPGQKIPATIVTGFLGAGKTTLIRNLLTNANGKRIALIVNEFGDMGFDGSLVNGCADPDCAAEEVVELTNGCICCTVADDFLPTMEMLLARETPPEHIVIETSGLALPQPLVRAFSWPSVKPKVTVDGVVTVLDAAALAEGRIALDEEALEAQRAADEALDHESPVEELFHDQLRCADLVVLNKADLVSAEALETVQGKIAEDVRPAVHIVSSEKGTLPIEVLLGRGSAAEDDMDSRHEHHHHHHDDHDHDDDHHHHDHHHDHHHHDDFESHVLDVGTFASLNEAEAKVLEVMAHKGVLRIKGAVRIEGKSAPAMVQAVGPRVETWFAAGTESAGRLVVIGLKGLELDAARAVLGQAVEAA; translated from the coding sequence ATGAGCACACCTTCCCATCTGCCGGGTCAGAAAATTCCGGCAACGATTGTCACAGGGTTTCTGGGCGCGGGCAAAACCACGCTGATCCGTAACCTCCTGACCAATGCCAACGGCAAGCGCATTGCTCTGATCGTCAACGAATTCGGAGACATGGGGTTCGACGGGTCTCTGGTGAATGGCTGCGCAGATCCGGACTGCGCTGCAGAAGAAGTGGTCGAACTCACCAATGGCTGCATTTGCTGCACTGTCGCAGATGATTTCCTGCCGACCATGGAAATGCTGCTTGCCCGCGAAACGCCGCCTGAGCACATCGTCATTGAGACCTCCGGCCTTGCATTGCCGCAACCGCTTGTGCGCGCCTTCTCCTGGCCGAGCGTGAAGCCGAAAGTCACAGTGGACGGGGTAGTGACCGTGCTCGATGCTGCTGCGCTGGCCGAAGGCCGGATCGCACTTGATGAAGAAGCACTCGAAGCCCAGCGCGCGGCCGACGAAGCCCTTGACCATGAAAGCCCGGTGGAAGAACTCTTTCACGACCAGCTTCGCTGCGCCGACCTTGTGGTCCTGAACAAGGCCGATCTCGTCTCCGCCGAGGCTCTTGAAACCGTGCAGGGAAAGATTGCCGAAGACGTGCGACCGGCGGTCCATATCGTGTCGTCCGAAAAGGGAACTTTGCCTATCGAGGTTCTGCTTGGCAGGGGCTCCGCGGCAGAAGACGACATGGACAGCCGCCACGAGCATCATCACCATCACCACGATGATCACGATCACGATGACGACCACCATCATCACGACCACCACCATGACCATCATCATCACGATGATTTTGAAAGTCACGTGCTCGACGTGGGAACCTTCGCCAGCCTGAACGAAGCCGAGGCAAAAGTCCTTGAGGTGATGGCGCACAAGGGCGTGTTGCGCATCAAGGGGGCTGTTCGCATTGAGGGCAAATCGGCGCCGGCAATGGTTCAGGCCGTTGGTCCGCGGGTTGAAACCTGGTTTGCAGCAGGCACGGAAAGCGCCGGGCGCCTGGTCGTCATCGGCCTGAAGGGCCTTGAACTGGACGCAGCACGGGCTGTCCTCGGGCAGGCGGTCGAGGCTGCCTAA
- the cobN gene encoding cobaltochelatase subunit CobN, producing MHILASQTRRIDDGGDAVDLGQSPADILFLSAADTELGSFAAAQRRLGTTAASLRLANLMALSHPYSVDLYAEQTMRGSKLVILRVLGGVEYWRYGLERFEEEARASGVELIVIPGDDKWDEDLTARSTRPAEEVHRFWRYCVEGGAENYANALLFAASLLNKGEEPAHPVPLPRAGIYLPGQAAPDLETLRATWQDPSRPVAAITFYRALVQGAQTAPVDALVAALDEAGVNALPVFVSSLKEAESVAVLETLFEGASPDVVLNGTAFAVSKAGAAHQPTPLDRPGKPVLQVVFSSSSREGWEESDQGLSIRDLAMHVVLPEIDGRILSRAVSFKEEGVFDNATQSTPVAFTPVPDRIRFVAELAAAWARLGQMPAQGKKTALILANYPNKDGRLANGVGLDTPASCVSVLKAMGAGGYDVGTAPQDSSTLMELLTSGVTNALDGRDLREGYQSLPLIDYLRVFEKLPASVREAVQERWGRPENDPHLVDGVFRLGLHRFGKQVVGIQPARGYNIDPKDTYHDPDLVPPHHYFAFYVWLRESFGADAVIHLGKHGNLEWLPGKALALSVACFPEAVLGPTPNIYPFIVNDPGEGAQAKRRTSAVIVDHLTPPLARAESHGVAEELETLLDEYYLASGVDPRRLKALTRDILDAATRHGLDKDIGLSDDMDEETRLARLDAHLCDLKELQIRDGLHILGESPQGNLLTDLLAALARVPRGREKGQESLQRAIAADLGLDGFDPLDCDFAASWTWQKPDILQAVSEAPWRSNGDAIERIELLASRLLAGEIETPLDWNETRAVLQAIETGLKPAVIGSGPSETQAILTALSGGFVEPGPSGAPSRGRPDVLPTGKNFYSVDVRAVPTETAWRLGWQSASLVADRYFQEEGDWPTSLVLTCWGTANMRTGGDDIAQALALIGAKPVWEQASGRVTGFEILKLSELGRPRIDVTLRVSGFFRDAFPHQMDLFDSAVRAVGALEEPAEANPVAARMRAEAERLRAEGFDAETAKQRAGFRVFGSKPGAYGAGLQALIDEGIWQERGDFAEAFLTWGGYAYGGGAEGAGARTELENRLGAVDAVLHNQDNREHDLLDSDDYYQFEGGLAATVETLKGEAPRIYHNDHSRPERPVVRSLSEEIGRVVRGRAANPKWIRGVMRHGYKGAFEMVATLDYLFAFAATTRTVGDHHFDQLYEAYLDNPEVLEFLQDANPAGLREMLDRFLETIDRGLWTPRRNSTHAALADLKTKLEGTDAS from the coding sequence ATGCACATTCTTGCCAGCCAGACGCGCCGTATCGATGACGGTGGAGACGCCGTAGATCTCGGCCAGTCGCCCGCCGATATCCTGTTTCTCTCAGCCGCCGACACGGAGCTCGGCAGCTTTGCAGCCGCGCAAAGGCGTCTTGGAACCACGGCCGCGAGCCTGCGTCTCGCCAATCTGATGGCGTTGTCGCATCCCTATTCGGTAGATCTTTATGCCGAGCAGACGATGCGCGGGTCGAAACTCGTCATCCTGCGCGTACTGGGCGGGGTGGAATACTGGCGCTACGGGCTGGAGCGTTTTGAGGAGGAAGCACGGGCCAGCGGTGTCGAGCTGATTGTCATTCCGGGCGATGACAAGTGGGACGAAGACCTGACCGCGCGGTCTACAAGGCCGGCGGAAGAGGTTCACCGGTTCTGGCGGTATTGCGTCGAGGGCGGTGCGGAGAACTATGCCAACGCGCTTCTGTTTGCGGCCAGTCTCTTGAACAAGGGAGAGGAACCGGCGCATCCGGTTCCGCTGCCACGCGCCGGGATCTACCTGCCCGGACAGGCCGCGCCGGACCTGGAGACACTCAGGGCAACCTGGCAGGATCCATCGCGTCCTGTTGCGGCGATCACCTTCTATCGTGCCCTAGTCCAGGGCGCACAGACGGCACCGGTCGACGCGCTCGTGGCAGCTCTCGACGAGGCTGGTGTCAACGCCTTGCCGGTGTTCGTGTCGAGCCTGAAGGAAGCCGAAAGTGTCGCCGTTCTCGAAACCCTGTTTGAAGGTGCATCGCCCGATGTCGTGCTGAACGGCACGGCCTTTGCCGTTTCCAAGGCTGGCGCAGCGCATCAGCCAACACCACTTGATCGACCCGGCAAACCGGTGCTGCAGGTCGTCTTTTCCTCTTCTTCCAGAGAGGGGTGGGAGGAAAGCGATCAGGGCCTGTCGATCCGCGACCTTGCCATGCATGTCGTGCTGCCGGAAATCGATGGCAGGATCCTGTCCCGCGCCGTCTCTTTCAAGGAAGAGGGCGTTTTTGACAATGCTACGCAGTCCACGCCCGTCGCCTTTACACCGGTGCCAGACCGGATCCGTTTTGTCGCCGAACTTGCTGCTGCCTGGGCACGTCTTGGCCAGATGCCGGCACAAGGCAAGAAAACGGCGCTGATCCTTGCCAACTATCCGAACAAGGACGGGCGCCTTGCCAATGGCGTAGGCCTGGACACACCTGCCTCCTGCGTTTCGGTTCTGAAGGCCATGGGCGCGGGCGGTTATGATGTCGGAACCGCTCCCCAGGACTCCTCAACCCTCATGGAGCTTTTGACCTCCGGAGTGACCAACGCGCTTGACGGGCGAGACCTGCGCGAAGGCTACCAGTCTTTGCCGCTGATCGACTATCTTCGTGTCTTTGAGAAGCTGCCGGCCTCAGTGCGCGAGGCAGTTCAGGAGCGTTGGGGACGTCCCGAGAACGATCCGCATCTGGTGGATGGGGTTTTTCGCCTGGGTCTTCACCGTTTTGGCAAGCAGGTGGTCGGCATTCAGCCCGCGCGTGGCTACAACATCGATCCCAAGGACACCTATCACGACCCGGACCTGGTGCCTCCGCATCACTATTTTGCCTTTTACGTCTGGCTGCGGGAAAGTTTTGGTGCGGATGCGGTGATCCATCTTGGCAAACACGGCAATCTGGAATGGCTGCCGGGCAAGGCTCTGGCACTGTCGGTGGCCTGTTTTCCCGAAGCTGTTCTGGGTCCGACGCCGAACATCTATCCCTTTATCGTCAACGATCCGGGCGAAGGGGCTCAGGCCAAGAGACGGACCTCCGCGGTCATCGTCGATCACCTGACACCGCCATTGGCCCGCGCCGAAAGTCACGGGGTTGCCGAAGAACTCGAAACGCTGCTTGATGAATATTATCTGGCGAGCGGTGTCGATCCGCGCCGCCTCAAGGCGCTGACCCGGGACATCCTGGATGCAGCCACCCGCCACGGTCTGGACAAGGACATCGGTCTCAGCGACGACATGGACGAGGAGACACGTCTCGCCCGGCTTGACGCGCATCTGTGCGACCTGAAGGAACTCCAGATACGGGATGGACTGCACATCCTGGGCGAAAGCCCGCAGGGCAACCTGCTGACGGATCTGCTTGCCGCCCTTGCGCGCGTACCGCGGGGACGTGAAAAAGGACAGGAAAGCCTGCAACGGGCAATTGCCGCTGATCTTGGCCTTGACGGCTTCGATCCGCTCGATTGCGATTTCGCCGCCTCCTGGACCTGGCAAAAGCCAGACATTCTTCAGGCGGTCAGCGAGGCTCCCTGGCGCTCGAACGGGGATGCGATTGAGCGGATAGAATTGCTGGCAAGCCGCTTGCTGGCAGGAGAGATCGAAACACCTTTGGACTGGAACGAGACCCGGGCGGTGTTGCAGGCAATCGAAACCGGGTTGAAGCCGGCCGTGATCGGCTCCGGACCCTCAGAAACCCAAGCCATCCTGACGGCCCTCTCAGGCGGTTTTGTCGAGCCTGGTCCTTCCGGCGCTCCGTCCCGCGGCAGGCCGGATGTCTTGCCGACGGGCAAGAATTTCTATTCCGTTGATGTCCGGGCGGTGCCGACCGAAACCGCCTGGCGTCTCGGCTGGCAATCCGCATCCCTGGTGGCGGACCGCTATTTCCAGGAAGAAGGCGACTGGCCGACGTCGCTGGTGCTGACCTGCTGGGGAACGGCCAACATGCGCACGGGCGGCGACGACATTGCCCAGGCGCTCGCCCTGATCGGTGCAAAACCCGTCTGGGAACAGGCGTCCGGCCGCGTAACCGGCTTTGAAATCCTGAAACTGTCCGAGCTCGGGCGCCCGCGCATCGATGTCACCTTGCGTGTTTCCGGCTTTTTCCGCGATGCCTTCCCGCACCAGATGGATCTGTTCGACAGTGCTGTCAGGGCAGTTGGTGCGCTGGAAGAGCCCGCTGAAGCCAACCCGGTCGCAGCCCGCATGCGCGCGGAAGCTGAAAGACTGCGCGCAGAAGGGTTTGACGCTGAAACGGCGAAGCAACGCGCCGGCTTCCGCGTTTTCGGATCCAAACCCGGGGCCTATGGGGCCGGACTGCAGGCGTTGATCGACGAGGGTATCTGGCAGGAAAGGGGCGATTTTGCCGAGGCCTTTCTGACCTGGGGCGGTTATGCCTATGGCGGCGGCGCCGAGGGTGCGGGTGCACGCACCGAACTTGAAAACCGGCTGGGCGCGGTCGATGCCGTCCTTCACAATCAGGACAACCGCGAACACGATCTTCTCGACAGTGACGACTATTACCAGTTCGAAGGGGGGCTGGCCGCGACGGTCGAGACGCTGAAGGGCGAAGCGCCCAGGATCTATCACAACGACCATTCGCGACCGGAACGCCCCGTGGTGCGCTCGCTTTCTGAGGAAATCGGCCGGGTTGTGCGGGGCAGGGCCGCCAATCCGAAATGGATCCGCGGGGTCATGCGGCACGGCTACAAGGGTGCGTTCGAGATGGTGGCGACGCTCGACTACCTCTTTGCCTTTGCCGCGACCACCCGCACCGTCGGCGACCATCATTTCGATCAGCTTTACGAGGCCTATCTGGACAATCCGGAGGTGCTTGAGTTTCTTCAGGACGCCAATCCGGCCGGCCTGCGGGAAATGCTCGACAGGTTTTTGGAAACAATCGATCGCGGCCTCTGGACGCCGCGGCGCAATTCGACCCATGCTGCCTTGGCAGACTTGAAAACAAAACTGGAAGGGACGGACGCATCGTGA
- the cobO gene encoding cob(I)yrinic acid a,c-diamide adenosyltransferase, producing the protein MTADKDKPELSEEELNARHAEKMRKKKAARDKIMATKTIEKGLLIVHTGKGKGKSTAGFGMVFRSLGHGHKVGVVQFVKGRIETGERMALERFSDLVTIKRMGEGFTWETQDRQRDIDAAQEAWNAAKEMITSGEYRLILCDELNIVLRYDYLDINEVADFLKNEKPDDVHVVITGRNAKDELIDIADLVTDMTQVKHPFRSGVKPQEGIEF; encoded by the coding sequence GTGACCGCCGACAAGGACAAACCCGAACTCTCCGAAGAAGAGCTCAATGCTCGGCACGCGGAAAAGATGCGCAAGAAGAAGGCCGCCCGCGACAAGATCATGGCGACCAAGACCATCGAAAAGGGTCTCCTGATCGTCCACACGGGCAAGGGCAAGGGCAAGTCGACAGCCGGCTTTGGCATGGTGTTCCGCTCGCTCGGCCACGGTCACAAGGTCGGGGTGGTGCAATTCGTCAAGGGCCGGATCGAGACCGGTGAGCGCATGGCGCTGGAGCGGTTCTCCGATCTGGTGACCATCAAGCGCATGGGCGAGGGCTTTACCTGGGAAACCCAGGACCGCCAGCGTGACATCGACGCCGCGCAGGAAGCCTGGAACGCGGCCAAGGAAATGATCACTTCCGGCGAATACCGGCTGATCCTGTGTGACGAGCTCAACATCGTGTTGCGCTACGACTATCTCGACATCAACGAAGTGGCTGATTTCCTGAAAAACGAAAAGCCTGACGATGTCCACGTGGTCATCACGGGACGGAACGCCAAGGACGAGCTGATCGACATTGCTGATCTCGTCACCGACATGACCCAGGTCAAGCACCCGTTCCGCTCGGGTGTGAAACCGCAGGAAGGCATCGAGTTCTAG
- a CDS encoding cobyric acid synthase, which produces MIQGTGSNVGKSLVVAGLCRLFANRGMRVRPFKPQNMSNNAAVTVDGGEIGRAQALQAMGCRVPPSVHMNPVLLKPETDTGAQVIVQGKRFGTMRAREYGKQKAELLPKVLESFEINASEADLVLVEGAGSPAEINLRAGDIANMGFAEAADLPVILCADIDRGGVIASVVGTHAVLDPDEQQRIKGFFVNRFRGDPSLFDDGMREIALRTGWRGLGVVPWFGNAAKLPAEDALGLSDGFGSGGFKIVVPVISRIANFDDLDPLRLEPRVTLELVQPGTPLPGDADLVLLPGSKSTIGDLAFFREQGWDIDLKAHHRRGGHILGVCGGYQMLGRTISDPEGIEGKPGTVEGLGYLDVETLLTSEKSTVPASGTHVASGADVTGYEIHIGRTEGPDCSRPMMQLAEGVPDGATSKDGRVAGTYMHGLFTGDGFRKAFLGGFGVVSDLAYDRDIDLILDDLATHLGAVLDIETLLHFAEQR; this is translated from the coding sequence ATGATCCAGGGCACCGGGTCCAATGTCGGCAAGAGCCTGGTTGTCGCCGGGCTTTGCCGTCTGTTTGCCAACAGGGGCATGCGGGTCAGGCCCTTCAAACCGCAGAACATGTCGAACAATGCCGCCGTCACGGTCGATGGCGGCGAGATCGGCCGTGCGCAGGCATTGCAGGCGATGGGTTGCCGCGTGCCGCCCAGCGTGCACATGAACCCGGTGCTCTTGAAACCGGAAACCGACACGGGCGCCCAGGTCATTGTTCAGGGCAAGCGGTTCGGCACCATGCGTGCGCGTGAATACGGAAAGCAAAAAGCCGAGCTTTTACCAAAGGTTCTGGAGAGTTTTGAAATCAACGCTTCAGAAGCGGATCTCGTTCTTGTCGAGGGCGCCGGCAGCCCGGCTGAAATCAATCTCAGGGCCGGCGACATTGCCAATATGGGATTCGCAGAGGCCGCAGACCTGCCGGTTATCCTTTGCGCCGACATAGATCGGGGCGGCGTGATCGCTTCGGTCGTCGGCACGCATGCGGTGCTCGATCCGGACGAACAACAGCGGATCAAGGGGTTCTTCGTCAACCGGTTCCGCGGCGACCCGAGCCTCTTTGACGACGGCATGCGTGAGATCGCGCTTCGCACGGGCTGGCGGGGGCTTGGTGTCGTGCCCTGGTTTGGAAACGCGGCAAAACTGCCGGCGGAAGACGCGCTCGGGCTGTCGGACGGTTTCGGCAGCGGCGGGTTCAAGATTGTGGTGCCGGTCATCTCCAGAATTGCCAATTTCGATGATCTCGATCCGCTTCGTCTAGAGCCAAGGGTTACGCTCGAACTGGTTCAGCCGGGCACACCGCTGCCGGGTGACGCGGACCTGGTTCTGCTGCCCGGATCAAAATCGACGATTGGCGATCTGGCTTTCTTCCGTGAACAGGGCTGGGACATCGATCTGAAAGCACATCACCGCCGAGGTGGGCACATACTTGGAGTCTGCGGCGGCTACCAGATGCTCGGGCGGACCATTTCCGATCCGGAGGGCATCGAGGGAAAGCCTGGAACGGTCGAAGGCCTCGGTTACCTGGATGTGGAAACGCTGCTGACATCTGAAAAATCGACGGTTCCGGCGTCCGGAACCCATGTGGCTTCTGGCGCCGATGTAACGGGATACGAAATTCACATTGGCCGGACGGAAGGCCCCGATTGCTCCAGACCCATGATGCAGCTTGCTGAGGGCGTGCCGGACGGAGCGACCTCTAAAGACGGGCGCGTTGCGGGGACCTACATGCATGGTCTTTTCACCGGCGACGGGTTTCGCAAGGCATTCTTGGGCGGTTTTGGTGTGGTGTCGGATCTCGCCTATGACCGCGATATCGATCTGATCCTGGACGATCTTGCGACCCACCTTGGCGCTGTCCTGGATATCGAAACGCTGCTGCATTTCGCTGAGCAGCGCTAG
- a CDS encoding dual specificity protein phosphatase family protein, producing MPKPSGEWLSDDLGKLQLSGVDTVISMLTADESSVLGLTGEEACCERLGMEFLALPVADRTVPDLCSVQTLVSLIVQRLREGRGVTVHCRAGIGRSGLVVCCVLIALGTRPEEAVRIVSDARGVPVPDTSDQRAFIMSYPT from the coding sequence ATGCCGAAACCCTCTGGCGAGTGGCTCTCGGATGACCTGGGCAAGCTTCAGCTCAGCGGCGTCGACACGGTGATCTCTATGCTTACAGCTGACGAGAGTTCCGTGTTGGGTTTGACGGGTGAGGAGGCGTGTTGTGAACGGCTTGGCATGGAATTCCTGGCGCTCCCGGTCGCCGATCGGACTGTTCCCGACCTTTGCTCGGTTCAAACGCTGGTGTCCCTGATCGTGCAGCGGCTAAGGGAAGGCAGGGGCGTTACGGTTCACTGCCGCGCCGGTATCGGCCGGTCCGGTCTGGTGGTCTGCTGTGTTCTGATTGCACTGGGAACACGGCCCGAGGAGGCCGTGAGGATCGTTTCAGATGCCCGCGGTGTGCCTGTTCCCGACACAAGCGATCAGCGTGCTTTCATCATGTCGTATCCGACCTAG
- the cbiB gene encoding adenosylcobinamide-phosphate synthase CbiB, with protein MLLYDSTLWLLLLALLLDAVVGDPDWLWRRVPHPVVWIGKVITAFDRLFNKTDCSPATRKLGGVLTLCALVLGAVLLGTGLHALADLLPYGNGLIVVVAAVFLAQNSLYRHVASVRDGLQQRGLEGGRQAVAMIVGRDPKQLDEAGVSRAAIESCAENYSDGVVAPLVWFALLGLPGLIAYKAVNTADSMIGHKNEIYQDFGWASARFDDLVNLPASRLAGLLIAFGAPLAGGSPGKSLACIFHDARKHRSPNAGWPEAAMAGALGLALAGPRVYPGYTVNDPYLNADGRKVATGLDVKRALRVLFGAFGLQALLVLGAALSSSLA; from the coding sequence ATGCTCCTTTATGACTCCACGCTCTGGCTTCTTCTTTTGGCGTTGCTGCTTGACGCCGTGGTCGGTGATCCAGACTGGCTTTGGCGGCGCGTGCCCCATCCGGTGGTCTGGATCGGCAAGGTGATCACGGCCTTTGATCGTCTTTTCAACAAGACAGACTGTTCCCCGGCTACGCGAAAGCTCGGCGGAGTTTTGACGCTCTGCGCTCTTGTTCTCGGCGCCGTTCTGCTGGGCACCGGCCTTCACGCCCTGGCGGACCTTCTTCCCTATGGCAATGGCCTGATCGTGGTCGTCGCCGCTGTGTTCCTGGCTCAGAACAGTCTTTATCGGCACGTGGCATCCGTCCGGGACGGATTGCAGCAAAGAGGCCTGGAAGGCGGACGCCAGGCCGTCGCAATGATTGTCGGCCGCGACCCGAAGCAGCTTGACGAGGCGGGCGTTTCCCGAGCTGCGATCGAATCCTGCGCGGAGAACTATTCTGATGGTGTCGTCGCACCGCTCGTCTGGTTCGCGCTGCTGGGTCTGCCGGGGCTGATTGCCTACAAGGCCGTCAACACGGCCGACAGCATGATTGGACACAAGAACGAAATCTATCAGGACTTCGGCTGGGCCTCGGCCCGGTTCGACGACCTGGTCAACCTGCCGGCGTCCCGACTTGCCGGCCTGCTGATCGCCTTTGGTGCGCCGCTCGCCGGTGGTTCTCCCGGCAAAAGCCTTGCCTGCATCTTCCACGATGCCCGCAAGCACCGTTCACCCAATGCCGGTTGGCCGGAAGCGGCAATGGCGGGCGCGCTTGGCCTGGCCCTTGCCGGCCCGAGGGTCTATCCGGGGTACACCGTCAACGACCCCTATCTGAACGCAGATGGTCGCAAGGTTGCGACGGGCCTGGATGTTAAGCGAGCGCTGAGGGTTCTGTTCGGGGCTTTTGGATTGCAGGCTCTCCTGGTTCTGGGCGCTGCCCTTTCCTCAAGCTTGGCTTGA